AACTACGCGAGCAGCAGGCCCAGTTGCGTGCCGAGCTCGAAGCCGAGCACGACTCTCACGGGGGTACGCGCCGATGACCACCGTCGCCCTCAAGCCGGCCACCATGGCGCAGGCCCTCACGCGCGCGCTGCGCGACGCGATGGCGGCCGACCCCACCGTGCACGTCATGGGCGAGGACGTCGGCACCCTCGGCGGTGTCTTCCGGGTCACCGACGGGCTCGCCAAGGAGTTCGGCGAGGACCGCTGCACGGACACCCCGCTCGCCGAGGCGGGCATCCTCGGCACGGCCGTCGGCATGGCGATGTACGGACTGCGGCCGGTCGTGGAGATGCAGTTCGACGCCTTCGCGTACCCGGCGTTCGAGCAGCTGATCAGCCATGTGGCGAAGATGCGCAACCGCACGCGCGGGGCGATGCCGCTGCCGATCACCATCCGGGTCCCCTACGGCGGAGGCATCGGCGGGGTCGAGCACCACAGCGACTCCTCCGAGGCGTACTACATGGCGACGCCGGGGCTCCACGTCGTCACGCCCGCGACCGTCGCCGACGCCTACGGCCTGATGCGCGCCGCCATCGCCTCCGACGACCCGGTCGTCGTCCTGGAGCCCAAGAGGCTGTACTGGTCGAAGGACTCCTGGAACCCGGACGATCCCCGGACCGTTGAACCGATAGGCCGCGCGGTGGTGCGGCGCTCGGGCCGGAGCGCCACACTCATCACGTACGGCCCGTCGGTACCCGTGTGCCTCGAAGCCGCCGAGGCCGCGCGGGAGG
This portion of the Streptomyces canus genome encodes:
- a CDS encoding alpha-ketoacid dehydrogenase subunit beta is translated as MTTVALKPATMAQALTRALRDAMAADPTVHVMGEDVGTLGGVFRVTDGLAKEFGEDRCTDTPLAEAGILGTAVGMAMYGLRPVVEMQFDAFAYPAFEQLISHVAKMRNRTRGAMPLPITIRVPYGGGIGGVEHHSDSSEAYYMATPGLHVVTPATVADAYGLMRAAIASDDPVVVLEPKRLYWSKDSWNPDDPRTVEPIGRAVVRRSGRSATLITYGPSVPVCLEAAEAAREEGWDLEVVDLRSLVPFDDDTVSASVRRTGRAVVVHESGGFGGPGGEIAARVTERCFHHLEAPVLRVAGFDIPYPPPMLERHHLPGVDRILDAVGRLQWEAES